The Haloarchaeobius amylolyticus genome window below encodes:
- a CDS encoding Nramp family divalent metal transporter, whose product MAIEREHEQVDDAETEPEVYASAEEGREYRTSAYAPTAYDNLELAAEDEEHPDRGNGDAYREVDLPRVPKLSHVLGPSAIMLGASLGSGETIFWPLLVAQNGWSVYWAFWVGVLTHFVINTEIQRWTLATGESIFRAFERVHRAWPVLFLVLGFVSFGWPGWAATAAKVGATGLGIESTFTVLGYQFLGWKAYGILLMLLIWASYQLTPLMYNVVERVTAVLVASSALCAIALFVLVGDPAELANIPVGAASIGTLPGDEDVAVFLGGLAYAGAGGYLNLSQSLWIREKGYGMGRYQGRVLNPIVGDEPEIVHRDGFSFEATVENMRRWRGWWRLAQLEHLVTFVLGVFVTATAMMAIAATYVTATDPGGVEMWLTGVAPDLSPLAGALLYGVLFLALFTTEYAIVESVVRNSADVIYEAVGRERGWSLPRIFWYLLTAFAGWGILILTLPIPIEQPFGLLLTAAAMSGAMMWPYTALTLLINTRRLPEHTQPGWPRIFAMWWATAFFGYFSVLLVGNTFEQLLGLDAFRVTIGVAGSAPGGFLLFVVLAATQVYVMSASAKAKWRAEETVPDAEEADGLFS is encoded by the coding sequence ATGGCGATAGAACGCGAGCACGAGCAGGTCGACGACGCCGAGACGGAGCCGGAGGTGTACGCCTCGGCCGAGGAGGGGCGCGAGTACCGGACCTCGGCGTACGCCCCGACCGCCTACGACAACCTCGAGCTCGCCGCCGAGGACGAGGAACACCCCGACCGCGGGAACGGGGACGCCTACCGGGAGGTCGACCTCCCCCGCGTCCCGAAACTGAGTCACGTTCTCGGCCCGAGCGCCATCATGCTCGGCGCCTCCCTCGGCAGCGGCGAGACCATCTTCTGGCCGCTGCTGGTCGCCCAGAACGGCTGGAGCGTCTACTGGGCGTTCTGGGTCGGCGTGCTGACGCACTTCGTCATCAACACGGAGATCCAGCGCTGGACGCTCGCGACCGGCGAGAGCATCTTCCGGGCGTTCGAGCGCGTCCACCGCGCCTGGCCCGTGCTCTTTCTGGTACTCGGCTTCGTGAGCTTCGGCTGGCCGGGGTGGGCCGCGACGGCCGCGAAGGTCGGCGCGACGGGGCTCGGCATCGAATCGACGTTCACGGTGCTTGGCTACCAGTTCCTCGGCTGGAAGGCCTACGGCATCCTGTTGATGTTGCTCATCTGGGCCTCCTACCAGCTCACACCGCTGATGTACAACGTGGTCGAGCGCGTCACGGCGGTCCTCGTCGCCTCCTCGGCGCTCTGTGCCATCGCCCTGTTCGTGCTGGTCGGCGACCCGGCCGAGCTGGCGAACATCCCGGTCGGGGCGGCGAGCATCGGGACCCTGCCCGGCGACGAGGACGTGGCGGTGTTCCTCGGCGGGCTCGCGTACGCGGGCGCGGGAGGATATCTCAACCTCTCGCAGTCGCTGTGGATCCGCGAGAAGGGCTACGGCATGGGCCGCTACCAGGGCCGGGTCCTGAACCCCATCGTCGGCGACGAACCCGAGATCGTCCACCGCGACGGCTTCTCATTCGAGGCGACGGTCGAGAACATGCGACGCTGGCGTGGCTGGTGGCGACTCGCCCAGCTGGAACACCTCGTGACGTTCGTGCTCGGCGTCTTCGTGACCGCGACGGCGATGATGGCCATCGCGGCGACCTACGTCACCGCGACCGACCCCGGCGGCGTGGAGATGTGGCTCACAGGCGTCGCGCCGGACCTCTCGCCGCTGGCCGGGGCGTTGCTGTACGGCGTGCTCTTCCTCGCGCTGTTCACCACCGAGTACGCCATCGTCGAATCGGTCGTCCGGAACAGTGCGGACGTCATCTACGAGGCCGTCGGCCGCGAGCGCGGCTGGAGCCTCCCGCGCATCTTCTGGTACCTGCTCACCGCGTTCGCGGGCTGGGGCATCCTCATCCTCACCCTGCCCATCCCCATCGAGCAGCCCTTCGGCCTGCTGTTGACGGCGGCCGCGATGTCCGGCGCGATGATGTGGCCCTACACCGCGCTCACGCTGCTCATCAACACGCGACGACTCCCCGAGCACACCCAGCCCGGCTGGCCGCGCATCTTCGCGATGTGGTGGGCGACGGCGTTCTTCGGGTACTTCTCGGTGCTGCTGGTCGGGAACACGTTCGAGCAACTGCTGGGACTGGACGCGTTCCGCGTGACCATCGGGGTCGCTGGCAGCGCCCCCGGCGGGTTCCTGCTGTTCGTCGTCCTCGCGGCGACGCAGGTGTACGTCATGTCCGCGTCGGCCAAGGCGAAGTGGCGCGCCGAGGAGACCGTCCCCGACGCCGAGGAGGCGGACGGGCTGTTCTCGTGA
- a CDS encoding ArsR family transcriptional regulator produces MATEGGARERDRDDDGQFADRIPLEAALAVFERQEDRARPLTASDVLEELDCSRRTVHNKLNDLVERGDLETRKVGARGRVWWRPLPVEAVDDPITDARHDDSFSEGATPVSDDELAAYPPAVRQAITEVDIPGTGSTATARREAVLAAYDYLTENPSAKKGDFLQDVFPEHPAEFQTADGWWNAIQPALKQLPGVDPPEERGHIWHFLGG; encoded by the coding sequence ATGGCAACCGAGGGTGGCGCGCGCGAGCGCGACCGGGACGACGACGGTCAGTTCGCCGACCGCATCCCACTCGAGGCCGCACTCGCCGTGTTCGAGCGACAGGAGGACCGGGCGCGCCCACTCACCGCGAGCGACGTGCTCGAGGAGCTGGACTGCTCGCGCCGGACGGTCCACAACAAGCTCAACGACCTCGTCGAGCGCGGCGACCTGGAGACGCGGAAGGTGGGGGCCCGGGGCCGGGTCTGGTGGCGACCGCTCCCGGTCGAGGCGGTCGACGACCCGATCACAGACGCGCGACACGACGACTCGTTCTCCGAGGGGGCCACACCGGTCTCCGACGACGAGCTGGCGGCGTATCCTCCGGCGGTCCGCCAGGCGATCACCGAGGTCGACATCCCCGGGACCGGCAGCACCGCGACGGCCCGGCGCGAGGCCGTCCTGGCGGCGTACGACTACCTCACGGAGAACCCGAGCGCGAAGAAGGGCGACTTCCTGCAGGACGTCTTCCCCGAGCACCCGGCGGAGTTCCAGACCGCCGACGGCTGGTGGAACGCCATCCAGCCCGCGCTCAAACAGCTCCCGGGTGTGGACCCGCCCGAAGAGCGCGGGCACATCTGGCACTTCCTCGGCGGATAG
- a CDS encoding ABC transporter substrate-binding protein: protein MPEHGKNSGSTVHRRRYLQALGTGAVAAFAGCADTSDPDTSGGGGGGGNGNNGGTQGGTQSSGEDMSFKVGVITSQSGSYSFLGKGEVQGAKLAKADLEEEYGVDIELVTADTETDPGTGLERMKRLVNEDQVDFTLGGVSSSVAIKMGNWASDNGVAYMAAGSHSDATTGGKCAANMFRPTCSNSMLANALGTQMADYADSWFVMFADYTWGQTGAKAIKGALKANGAEIKGEVGTPFPSQDYTQYLNEAANSGADGLAVVIAGTDQRIVTKQFLNKGLDQDMKMAGPLFEESVFWGIGKEAASAAGLWATPWAASSPATDLGESVKQRVASEFGASPFSRHFMGYTSMDQLTRAAIRAGSKDAADIRGELEGHELEHKLKQGKMYFRADDHQLIQPVSTVEAKAQSNMQDDPYKSWFEHTSKTAGDEVARDPSETGCSL from the coding sequence ATGCCAGAACACGGCAAGAACAGTGGTAGCACGGTTCACAGGCGGCGGTACCTGCAGGCACTCGGCACGGGGGCAGTCGCGGCGTTCGCCGGCTGCGCAGACACCAGCGATCCGGACACCAGCGGCGGTGGCGGTGGTGGCGGCAACGGCAACAACGGCGGCACGCAGGGTGGTACGCAGTCCAGCGGCGAGGACATGTCGTTCAAGGTGGGTGTGATCACCTCGCAGTCCGGCTCGTACTCCTTCCTCGGCAAGGGTGAGGTCCAGGGCGCCAAGCTCGCGAAGGCCGACCTCGAAGAGGAGTACGGCGTCGACATCGAGCTCGTCACCGCGGACACCGAGACCGACCCAGGGACCGGTCTCGAACGCATGAAGCGGCTCGTCAACGAGGACCAGGTCGACTTCACGCTCGGGGGCGTCTCCTCGTCGGTCGCCATCAAGATGGGGAACTGGGCCTCCGACAACGGCGTGGCCTACATGGCGGCCGGGTCGCACTCCGACGCGACCACGGGTGGGAAGTGCGCCGCCAACATGTTCCGACCGACGTGTTCGAACTCCATGCTGGCGAACGCGCTCGGCACCCAGATGGCGGACTACGCCGACTCGTGGTTCGTCATGTTCGCCGACTACACCTGGGGCCAGACCGGTGCGAAGGCCATCAAGGGCGCGCTGAAGGCCAACGGGGCGGAGATCAAGGGCGAGGTCGGCACGCCGTTCCCCTCGCAGGACTACACGCAGTACCTCAACGAGGCGGCGAACTCCGGCGCCGACGGCCTCGCGGTCGTCATCGCTGGCACCGACCAGCGCATCGTCACCAAGCAGTTCCTCAACAAGGGCCTCGACCAGGACATGAAGATGGCCGGGCCGCTGTTCGAGGAGTCCGTCTTCTGGGGCATCGGCAAGGAGGCCGCCTCGGCGGCCGGCCTGTGGGCGACGCCGTGGGCCGCCTCCTCGCCCGCGACCGACCTCGGCGAGAGCGTGAAACAGCGCGTCGCCAGCGAGTTCGGCGCCTCGCCGTTCTCCCGGCACTTCATGGGCTACACCTCGATGGACCAGCTCACCCGGGCCGCCATCCGCGCCGGCTCGAAGGACGCCGCCGACATCCGCGGCGAACTCGAGGGCCACGAACTCGAACACAAGCTCAAGCAGGGGAAGATGTACTTCCGCGCCGACGACCACCAGCTCATCCAGCCGGTGTCGACCGTCGAGGCGAAGGCGCAGTCGAACATGCAGGACGACCCCTACAAGAGCTGGTTCGAACACACCAGCAAGACGGCCGGCGACGAGGTCGCCCGCGACCCGAGCGAGACGGGCTGCAGCCTGTAA
- a CDS encoding branched-chain amino acid ABC transporter permease, with product MTETPQSGAVERLREEAAASPRLAATAAVLAVLLGIAFVTNPGLFVDQAISGLVYGMILILIALGLSLILGLMNVVNFAHGALFMLGAYLAYQLVAMMNLPFFAALVIAPLLVGLVGAAIELLALRRLYGQEPIVGLLATFGLTLMLQEWIRYQWGSTPLSFDIPAWLSTTTNLGVTSVSTFRLFTVAVSAVAIAFVYYLVTNTDFGLTVRAGVQDAEMTEILGANLPIRFTATFVLGAGIAGLGGVLRGAEVGLQPDMGISFIIMTFIVVVVGGVGSIFGSVVAGLLIGWAIYLTKPVLKGLSEVTHPLVGAAGLGPEWLVIPSIGGLVPFLVMIVVLLARPRGLFGTEGFLE from the coding sequence ATGACCGAAACACCACAATCAGGTGCCGTCGAACGCCTCAGGGAGGAGGCAGCCGCCTCGCCCCGGCTCGCCGCGACAGCGGCCGTGCTGGCGGTCCTCCTCGGAATCGCGTTCGTGACCAACCCCGGCCTGTTCGTCGACCAGGCCATCAGCGGCCTCGTCTACGGGATGATCCTCATCCTCATCGCGCTGGGGCTGTCGCTCATCCTCGGGCTGATGAACGTCGTGAACTTCGCCCACGGGGCGCTGTTCATGCTCGGGGCCTACCTCGCCTACCAGCTCGTCGCCATGATGAACCTCCCGTTCTTCGCGGCGCTGGTCATCGCCCCACTGCTGGTCGGCCTCGTCGGGGCGGCCATCGAGCTGCTCGCGCTTCGCCGACTCTACGGGCAGGAACCCATCGTCGGCCTGCTGGCGACGTTCGGGCTGACGCTGATGCTGCAGGAGTGGATCCGCTACCAGTGGGGCTCGACCCCCCTGTCGTTCGACATCCCGGCGTGGCTGTCGACGACCACCAACCTCGGCGTCACGAGCGTCAGCACGTTCCGGCTGTTCACGGTGGCGGTCTCGGCGGTCGCCATCGCGTTCGTCTACTACCTCGTGACGAACACCGACTTCGGACTGACCGTCCGGGCCGGCGTGCAGGACGCCGAGATGACCGAGATCCTCGGCGCGAACCTGCCCATCCGCTTCACCGCGACGTTCGTCCTCGGCGCCGGCATCGCCGGCCTCGGGGGCGTGCTGCGGGGCGCGGAGGTCGGCCTCCAGCCCGACATGGGCATCTCGTTCATCATCATGACGTTCATCGTCGTGGTGGTGGGCGGCGTCGGCTCCATCTTCGGGAGCGTCGTCGCCGGGCTGCTCATCGGCTGGGCCATCTACCTCACCAAGCCCGTCCTCAAGGGACTGAGTGAGGTGACCCACCCGCTCGTCGGGGCGGCCGGGCTCGGGCCCGAGTGGCTCGTCATCCCGTCCATCGGCGGGCTCGTCCCGTTCCTCGTGATGATCGTCGTGTTGCTCGCCAGACCCCGCGGCCTGTTCGGCACGGAGGGGTTCCTCGAATGA
- a CDS encoding branched-chain amino acid ABC transporter permease produces the protein MSDDTPDLAGDGEGYGTGLGEMTGKDLLWEFRVPLALVALVFVLRPVVAHEWVLGYDNIATTILIWMIFVAGFNLLLGFTGVLSFGHAMFLGIGMYSAAIGLSKFGLPWFLGTAIGLAATGAVAFGIGTVIAEKGEIYFAMLTIAFGEAFYYVVNQNPGGLTEGSDGISSNTLPAWILTDRGDKFVSFVGLPDFDWYVLVSAFFLVATIALWQLLRSPFGRTLRAVRENEELARAMGIDTTRYKVYAFTISALFASLAGSLLEINDQGAVLETFHWTTSGDAVLMSVLGGMNYFAGPFAGVFVWLGSEDYLTDFELLHLPLSEFALVSVNVEPYMEHWKFLLGLLFVLIILSSPREGLWGGLKGAGGRLASRLTGGDTE, from the coding sequence ATGAGCGACGACACCCCCGACCTCGCCGGCGACGGCGAGGGCTACGGCACGGGCCTCGGCGAGATGACCGGCAAGGACCTCCTCTGGGAGTTCCGCGTCCCGCTCGCGCTCGTCGCGCTGGTGTTCGTCCTCCGGCCCGTCGTCGCCCACGAGTGGGTGCTCGGCTACGACAACATCGCGACGACCATCCTCATCTGGATGATCTTCGTCGCCGGGTTCAACCTGCTGCTCGGGTTCACCGGCGTGCTCTCGTTCGGGCACGCCATGTTCCTCGGCATCGGGATGTACTCGGCGGCCATCGGCCTCTCGAAGTTCGGCCTCCCGTGGTTCCTCGGGACCGCCATCGGGCTGGCCGCGACCGGTGCCGTCGCCTTCGGCATCGGGACGGTCATCGCCGAGAAGGGCGAGATATACTTCGCGATGCTCACCATCGCGTTCGGGGAGGCGTTCTACTACGTCGTCAACCAGAACCCGGGCGGGCTCACCGAGGGCTCGGACGGCATCTCGAGCAACACGCTGCCGGCGTGGATCCTCACCGACCGGGGCGACAAGTTCGTCTCGTTCGTCGGCCTGCCCGACTTCGACTGGTACGTCCTCGTCTCGGCGTTCTTCCTCGTGGCGACCATCGCGCTGTGGCAGCTGCTTCGTTCGCCGTTCGGCCGGACGCTCCGGGCGGTCCGCGAGAACGAGGAACTCGCCCGCGCCATGGGCATCGACACGACCCGGTACAAGGTGTACGCGTTCACCATCTCGGCGCTGTTCGCCTCGCTGGCGGGCTCGCTGCTCGAGATCAACGACCAGGGCGCGGTGCTGGAGACGTTCCACTGGACGACCTCCGGCGACGCCGTCCTGATGTCGGTCCTCGGCGGGATGAACTACTTCGCCGGGCCGTTCGCCGGCGTGTTCGTCTGGCTGGGGAGCGAGGACTACCTGACCGACTTCGAGTTGCTCCACCTCCCCCTCTCGGAGTTCGCGCTCGTCAGCGTGAACGTCGAACCGTACATGGAGCACTGGAAGTTCCTGCTCGGCCTGCTGTTCGTGCTCATCATCCTCTCCTCGCCCCGCGAGGGGCTGTGGGGTGGCCTGAAGGGCGCGGGCGGCCGTCTCGCGAGCCGGCTCACCGGAGGTGACACCGAATGA
- a CDS encoding ABC transporter ATP-binding protein, which produces MSTESDSTTDATAESPETIALRTEALTKAFGELYANEDVSLAIPEGELRAIIGPNGAGKTTFFNQVMGVLEPTSGSVELYGEDITGLPEHRRAHVGMARSFQSNQLFTDATVLENVRIVVQTAEAGEFSLDLLGRGQSVGRRRAVSLLRRLGLDHVAETKAKNLSHGDQRLLGMAMALATDPDVLLLDEPTSGMSPSATTETAELIRNVHEEFDLTMLLIEHDMDVVLSISDRVTVLNRGEELATGTPAEIQANQAVQDAYLGGVREEL; this is translated from the coding sequence ATGAGCACAGAATCCGATTCCACGACCGACGCGACCGCCGAATCGCCCGAGACCATCGCCCTGCGGACCGAAGCGCTGACGAAGGCGTTCGGGGAGCTGTACGCCAACGAGGACGTCTCGCTGGCCATCCCCGAGGGCGAGTTGCGCGCCATCATCGGCCCGAACGGGGCCGGGAAGACGACCTTCTTCAACCAGGTCATGGGCGTGCTCGAACCCACCAGCGGGTCGGTGGAACTCTACGGTGAGGACATCACGGGCCTCCCGGAGCACCGCCGCGCCCACGTCGGCATGGCCCGGTCGTTCCAGTCGAACCAGCTGTTCACGGACGCGACCGTGCTGGAGAACGTCCGCATCGTCGTCCAGACGGCCGAGGCGGGCGAGTTCAGCCTCGACCTGCTCGGCCGCGGGCAGTCGGTCGGTCGGAGGCGGGCCGTCTCGCTGTTGCGCCGGCTCGGCCTCGACCACGTCGCCGAGACCAAGGCGAAGAACCTGAGCCACGGCGACCAGCGCCTGCTCGGCATGGCGATGGCGCTGGCGACCGACCCCGACGTGTTGCTACTGGACGAGCCGACCTCGGGCATGAGCCCGAGCGCGACGACCGAGACGGCCGAACTCATCCGGAACGTCCACGAGGAGTTCGACCTGACGATGCTGCTCATCGAGCACGACATGGACGTCGTCCTCTCCATCAGCGACAGGGTCACCGTGTTGAACCGCGGCGAGGAACTCGCGACCGGGACGCCCGCGGAGATCCAGGCGAACCAGGCCGTCCAGGACGCCTACCTCGGCGGCGTCCGGGAGGAACTATGA
- a CDS encoding ABC transporter ATP-binding protein: MSADTPADPIDATERRPGEDPLLSIDSLEAGYETGQVLFGVDMEVYDGERVSLLGRNGAGKTTTMRSVIGTEVPEVRSGSIRFAGEDLVGKAPYEVAATGVSLVPEDRRCFPALSVEENIQMAINHAPNPRGREEILDSFPELDDMRTKHARNMSGGEQQMLAIARALASNPQMMLLDEPSEGLAPYIVRRIEDIIQRINEEEGITVLFVEQNVGMAMAVADRHYILDEGHIVEEVTTEALREDEELRQRYLGV, from the coding sequence ATGAGCGCGGACACGCCCGCCGACCCCATCGACGCGACCGAGCGCCGGCCCGGCGAGGACCCACTGCTCAGCATCGACTCGCTGGAGGCCGGCTACGAGACCGGCCAGGTCCTCTTCGGCGTCGACATGGAGGTGTACGACGGCGAACGCGTCTCGCTGCTCGGCCGGAACGGCGCCGGGAAGACCACCACGATGCGGTCGGTCATCGGGACCGAGGTGCCCGAGGTCCGGTCGGGGTCCATCCGGTTCGCCGGCGAGGACCTCGTCGGGAAGGCCCCCTACGAGGTGGCCGCGACCGGCGTCAGCCTCGTGCCGGAGGACCGCCGGTGCTTCCCGGCGCTCAGCGTCGAGGAGAACATCCAGATGGCCATCAACCACGCGCCGAACCCGCGCGGCCGCGAGGAGATACTGGACTCCTTCCCGGAGCTGGACGACATGCGGACGAAACACGCCCGGAACATGAGCGGGGGCGAACAGCAGATGCTCGCCATCGCCCGGGCGCTCGCGTCGAACCCACAGATGATGCTGCTCGACGAACCGTCGGAGGGGCTCGCACCCTACATCGTCCGGCGCATCGAGGACATCATCCAGCGCATCAACGAGGAGGAGGGCATCACCGTCCTCTTCGTCGAACAGAACGTCGGGATGGCGATGGCGGTCGCGGACCGCCACTACATCCTGGACGAGGGCCACATCGTCGAGGAGGTGACGACCGAGGCGCTGCGCGAGGACGAGGAGCTCCGCCAGCGCTACCTCGGGGTCTGA
- the ahbB gene encoding siroheme decarboxylase subunit beta, with translation MNTQSGDWRASLDDVDARLIDEYQSNFPVQADPFEAVGEDLGVGAAEAFERVTRLREEGVFRRFGAVLNPPVIGSSTLAAVQAPEDRFDEVAEVINGYRQVNHNYRREHEWNMWFVVTAGSRETRDRILREIEDRTGCAVLTLPMLTDYYIDLEFPVVNSDRFARESLESTEVSATRISENATGDLSPFEADLLLAIQDGFPLSQTPYRDLAADLDAEVDDVLAAIERLKENGCIKRIGCIVNHVVTGFSNNCMVVWNVPDDELDDRGMAVGELPYVTLCYHRPRRPEQDWQYNLFTMIHGREAEAVDEKVDELASEYLPFEHERLYSTETLKQTGAQYDELV, from the coding sequence ATGAACACGCAGTCGGGCGACTGGCGAGCGAGTCTCGACGACGTGGACGCTCGCCTCATCGACGAGTACCAGTCGAACTTCCCGGTCCAGGCGGACCCCTTCGAGGCCGTGGGCGAGGACCTCGGGGTCGGCGCGGCCGAGGCCTTCGAACGCGTGACGCGACTCCGCGAGGAGGGCGTCTTCCGGCGGTTCGGCGCCGTGCTGAACCCGCCCGTCATCGGCTCCTCGACATTGGCCGCGGTGCAGGCCCCTGAGGACCGCTTCGACGAGGTCGCCGAGGTCATCAACGGCTACCGGCAGGTGAACCACAACTACCGCCGCGAGCACGAGTGGAACATGTGGTTCGTCGTGACCGCCGGGTCGCGCGAGACCCGCGACCGCATCCTGCGCGAGATCGAGGACCGGACCGGCTGTGCGGTCCTGACCCTCCCGATGCTCACCGACTACTACATCGACCTCGAGTTCCCGGTCGTGAACTCCGACCGGTTCGCCCGCGAGAGTCTGGAGTCGACCGAGGTCTCGGCGACCCGCATCTCCGAGAACGCGACGGGCGACCTCTCGCCCTTCGAGGCCGACCTGTTGCTCGCCATCCAGGACGGCTTCCCGCTCTCGCAGACGCCCTACCGCGACCTCGCGGCCGACCTCGACGCCGAGGTCGACGACGTACTCGCGGCCATCGAGCGCCTCAAGGAGAACGGCTGCATCAAGCGCATCGGCTGCATCGTCAACCACGTCGTCACCGGTTTCTCGAACAACTGCATGGTCGTCTGGAACGTGCCCGACGACGAACTCGACGACCGCGGGATGGCGGTCGGCGAGCTCCCCTACGTGACGCTGTGTTACCACCGGCCGCGCCGCCCCGAGCAGGACTGGCAGTACAACCTGTTCACGATGATACACGGGCGCGAGGCCGAGGCGGTCGACGAGAAGGTGGACGAGCTGGCGAGCGAGTACCTGCCGTTCGAGCACGAACGGCTCTACTCGACGGAGACGTTGAAACAGACGGGAGCGCAGTACGACGAGCTCGTCTAG
- a CDS encoding MmgE/PrpD family protein, with translation MVETQTFAEFVPRVSYDALPDDVVDELKKRVLDSLGIAVAALDAETTDTVYSTVTEYGTDGPCRLWGHHSRATPDEAAMHNTTLVRYLDFMDSFLAPGETPHPSDNIAAAIACCEDANRSGEDLLEAIGVAYEVQGELAWNAPVRDRGWDHVTHTVVSAACAAGKAYGLDADQLANAIGIAGTAHNALRVTRTGGINEWKGVASANAARNAVYSVRLARHGMDGPTNLFEGQKGWQQVVSGDFTVDLDPACERVFDTMTKRYVAETYAQSAVEGIVQLAESEDIDPADVERIHLDTFAGAKLIIGGGEGSRYEVETKAQADHSLPYMLAAALADRELGIDAYEPERIAREDVQTLLRTVEVSEDDELTRRFEGGEMPALIHVTLKDGTTYEVEKAAFQGHPSDPMDWEHVEAKFHENTRGRYDEDHREKLVETVLQLERHDVDDLVALLK, from the coding sequence ATGGTCGAAACACAGACGTTCGCCGAGTTCGTCCCGCGCGTCAGCTACGACGCCCTGCCCGACGACGTGGTCGACGAGTTGAAGAAACGCGTGCTCGACTCGCTCGGCATCGCCGTCGCCGCTCTCGACGCCGAGACGACCGACACCGTCTACAGCACCGTCACCGAGTACGGCACCGACGGCCCCTGTCGGCTCTGGGGCCATCACTCGCGGGCGACGCCCGACGAGGCCGCGATGCACAACACGACTCTGGTGCGCTACCTCGACTTCATGGACTCGTTCCTAGCGCCCGGGGAGACGCCCCACCCGAGCGACAACATCGCCGCGGCCATCGCCTGCTGCGAGGACGCGAACCGCTCCGGCGAGGACCTGCTCGAAGCCATCGGGGTCGCCTACGAGGTGCAGGGCGAACTGGCGTGGAACGCCCCGGTCCGGGACCGCGGCTGGGACCACGTCACCCACACGGTCGTCTCGGCGGCGTGTGCCGCCGGGAAGGCCTACGGGCTCGACGCCGACCAGCTGGCCAACGCCATCGGCATCGCCGGCACGGCCCACAACGCCCTCCGGGTGACCCGCACCGGCGGCATCAACGAGTGGAAGGGCGTCGCGAGCGCGAACGCCGCCCGGAACGCGGTCTACTCGGTCAGACTCGCCCGGCACGGGATGGACGGCCCGACGAACCTCTTCGAGGGCCAGAAGGGCTGGCAGCAGGTCGTCTCGGGCGACTTCACGGTCGACCTCGACCCGGCCTGCGAGCGCGTCTTCGACACCATGACCAAGCGCTACGTCGCCGAGACCTACGCCCAGTCCGCCGTCGAGGGCATCGTCCAGCTCGCCGAGTCCGAGGACATCGACCCCGCGGACGTCGAGCGCATCCACCTCGATACCTTCGCGGGCGCGAAGCTCATCATCGGCGGCGGCGAGGGCAGCCGCTACGAGGTCGAGACGAAGGCCCAGGCCGACCACTCGCTGCCGTACATGCTGGCGGCCGCGCTGGCCGACCGCGAACTCGGCATCGACGCCTACGAGCCCGAGCGCATCGCCCGCGAGGACGTGCAGACGCTGCTCCGGACGGTCGAGGTCAGCGAGGACGACGAGCTGACGCGGCGCTTCGAGGGCGGCGAGATGCCCGCCCTCATCCACGTCACGCTCAAGGACGGCACCACCTACGAGGTGGAGAAGGCGGCCTTCCAGGGCCACCCCAGCGACCCGATGGACTGGGAGCACGTCGAGGCGAAGTTCCACGAGAACACCCGCGGGCGGTACGACGAGGACCACCGCGAGAAGCTCGTCGAGACGGTCCTGCAACTCGAACGACACGACGTGGACGACCTGGTGGCGCTGCTGAAGTAG
- a CDS encoding DsrE family protein, with product MGSNRTRRQLLGVVGTGATLLLAGCTDAGLVGTEPPTGTRTATGTDAATETPTETTEETTAEPEEPAMSTVFHFSKPPEEQRHAVANVANLLADDTTPVDQTVLVANGKGIYLLTETDSQYPEKVRELAEQGVSFRACQNSMAALDVAESDLLDVVETVPAGVGELTKLQAREGFAYIETP from the coding sequence ATGGGTTCGAACCGAACGCGCCGCCAGCTCCTCGGTGTCGTCGGCACGGGTGCGACCCTCCTGCTCGCCGGCTGTACCGACGCCGGACTGGTCGGGACCGAGCCGCCGACAGGCACCCGGACCGCGACGGGGACCGACGCGGCGACCGAGACGCCCACCGAGACCACCGAGGAGACCACCGCCGAACCCGAGGAACCAGCCATGAGTACCGTCTTCCACTTCTCGAAACCCCCCGAAGAACAGCGCCACGCCGTCGCGAACGTCGCCAACCTGCTCGCCGACGACACGACGCCCGTCGACCAGACCGTCCTCGTCGCCAACGGCAAGGGCATCTACCTGCTCACCGAGACCGACTCGCAGTACCCCGAGAAGGTCCGCGAGCTCGCCGAGCAGGGCGTCTCCTTCCGCGCCTGCCAGAACTCGATGGCGGCCCTCGACGTGGCCGAGTCCGACCTGCTCGACGTGGTCGAGACCGTCCCCGCGGGCGTCGGCGAGCTCACGAAGCTCCAGGCCCGCGAGGGCTTCGCGTACATCGAGACGCCGTAG